A genomic window from Arthrobacter sp. FW305-BF8 includes:
- a CDS encoding NAD(P)H-dependent oxidoreductase: MNLHSLLQKRTATQGPIRVGVIGAGKFASMFLTQALNSEGIHVVGVADIDVPKAKGALQRTGWPAERYAAGSFAEALRNGTTFVTDSSADLIQQPQIEVILEVTGNPIVGTAHAVQSIDNGKHIIMVNVEADCMVGPLLQRRAEAAGVVYSMAYGDQPALICEMVDWCRTVGFDVVAAGKGTKYLPEYNYSTPDTVWNYYGFTDEQLASGDFNPKMFNSFLDGTKSAIEMAAVANGTGLTPQDEGLFFPPAGVDDLPHVYREQSVGGALTRRGTVEIASSLNRDGTEVDRDLRWGVYVTFEAKTDYAAQCFAEYGVKTDSTGRYGSLYRPYHMIGLELGVSIASAVLRGEATGAPTGFRGDVVTTAKKDLKAGEILDGEGGYTAFGKLAPARISLERNALPLGLAHGMKLKRDVPKDRTVSWDDVDADESLLAVQIRRQLENEARAELFQAQR; encoded by the coding sequence ATGAACCTTCATTCGCTCCTGCAAAAGCGAACAGCCACCCAGGGCCCCATCCGCGTGGGCGTCATAGGCGCAGGCAAGTTCGCCTCCATGTTCTTGACCCAGGCCCTCAATTCAGAAGGCATCCACGTCGTCGGCGTGGCCGACATCGATGTCCCCAAGGCCAAGGGCGCCCTGCAGCGGACCGGCTGGCCCGCGGAGCGCTACGCCGCCGGCAGCTTTGCCGAGGCGCTGCGCAACGGCACCACGTTTGTTACCGACAGCTCAGCCGATTTGATCCAGCAACCGCAGATCGAGGTCATCCTCGAGGTGACTGGCAACCCGATCGTCGGCACCGCCCACGCGGTGCAGAGCATCGACAACGGCAAGCACATCATCATGGTCAACGTCGAGGCAGACTGCATGGTGGGCCCGCTCCTGCAGCGGCGCGCCGAGGCAGCCGGGGTGGTCTACTCCATGGCCTACGGAGACCAGCCGGCCCTGATCTGCGAAATGGTCGACTGGTGCCGCACGGTGGGCTTCGACGTCGTGGCCGCCGGCAAGGGCACCAAGTACCTGCCCGAATACAACTACTCCACTCCGGACACCGTCTGGAACTACTACGGTTTCACTGACGAACAGCTCGCCAGCGGCGACTTCAACCCGAAGATGTTCAACTCGTTCCTGGACGGCACAAAGTCCGCCATCGAGATGGCCGCCGTTGCCAACGGCACCGGCCTCACCCCACAGGATGAGGGACTCTTCTTCCCGCCTGCCGGCGTCGACGACCTTCCGCACGTGTACCGCGAGCAGTCGGTCGGCGGCGCTCTGACCCGCCGGGGCACCGTGGAAATCGCCTCGAGCCTGAACCGTGACGGCACAGAAGTGGACCGCGACCTCCGCTGGGGCGTCTACGTAACCTTCGAGGCCAAGACCGACTACGCTGCGCAGTGCTTCGCTGAATACGGCGTGAAGACAGACTCCACCGGCCGCTACGGCTCGCTGTACAGGCCGTACCACATGATCGGGCTGGAGCTCGGAGTCAGCATCGCGTCCGCGGTGCTCCGCGGGGAAGCCACCGGCGCCCCCACCGGGTTCCGCGGCGACGTCGTCACCACCGCCAAGAAGGACCTCAAGGCCGGCGAAATCCTCGACGGTGAGGGCGGCTACACCGCGTTCGGCAAGCTCGCCCCCGCGCGGATCTCGCTGGAACGCAACGCCCTCCCCCTTGGCCTCGCCCACGGAATGAAGCTCAAGCGGGACGTGCCCAAGGACCGCACCGTCTCTTGGGACGACGTCGACGCCGACGAGAGCCTGCTTGCCGTCCAGATCCGGCGCCAGCTCGAGAACGAAGCCCGGGCCGAACTGTTCCAAGCACAGCGGTAA
- a CDS encoding FadR/GntR family transcriptional regulator gives MTAEAWEPVQRVRTYEQVMAQIEDRILDGRLKAGDKLPSERDLSALLNVSRPSLRESLRVLEALGIVDIRPGGGADGGAVLVEEPGSGFINLLKLQLALGQFDHTEVLETRIALETWCCEEAAQRATEEDLAELEQILDQMDDPEISTPEFNRLDAAFHVRIAESTGNSLTAHLMGSLRTAINRQMIEAYARLENWRETAKVVRSEHREILAAVRRKEADGARRAVGNHIRSFYNIDNAKALNQPR, from the coding sequence GTGACAGCAGAAGCATGGGAACCGGTACAGCGGGTCCGGACCTACGAACAGGTCATGGCCCAGATAGAAGATCGCATCCTGGACGGCAGGCTCAAGGCCGGGGACAAGCTCCCCAGCGAACGTGACCTGTCCGCCCTCCTGAACGTTTCCCGCCCATCCCTGCGGGAATCGCTCAGGGTCCTTGAGGCGCTGGGCATCGTCGACATCCGCCCTGGCGGAGGAGCCGACGGCGGCGCGGTCCTGGTTGAGGAGCCCGGGTCAGGGTTCATCAACCTCCTCAAACTCCAGCTCGCGCTCGGCCAGTTCGACCACACAGAGGTACTCGAAACCAGGATCGCACTCGAAACCTGGTGCTGTGAGGAGGCTGCCCAGCGGGCAACTGAAGAGGACCTGGCGGAACTGGAACAGATCCTGGACCAGATGGACGACCCGGAGATCTCCACCCCAGAGTTCAACCGGCTGGATGCGGCGTTCCATGTGCGGATCGCCGAGTCCACCGGCAACTCGCTCACGGCACACCTGATGGGTTCCCTCCGGACCGCCATCAACCGCCAGATGATCGAGGCCTACGCCCGGCTGGAGAACTGGCGGGAAACGGCCAAGGTGGTCCGCAGCGAACACCGCGAGATCCTTGCGGCGGTCCGCCGGAAGGAAGCCGATGGGGCCCGGCGGGCCGTGGGCAACCACATCCGCAGCTTTTACAACATTGACAACGCCAAGGCCTTGAACCAGCCCAGGTGA
- a CDS encoding MFS transporter — MSTLTQTHAQQAEHGSPDKLKVAIGSAVGTTIENYDFLAYGTAAALYFGSAFFPGQDPLAATLLAFATLAVGFAMRPLGGLIGGYLGDKYGRKPVLVGALLVMGAATFLIGVLPTYQQVGVLAPILLVAIRIIQGLAFGAEWGGAIMMTFEHAPWRKRGQYTGIPQAGVPLGLLLANLVFLGTTGWNNEWSWRVPFLASSILIIAGIIIRMKVSESPEFEETKARGELVKNPLLTVVREDWRNILRVIGLRLAESGGFYVIVTYLLSYISTNKIVDRQVGLTGLVLAAAIGVAATILWGRVTDRIGRRKLYLAGCAGIILFGFPMFLMVNTAVPFLIVLVYVVGLPVLHDMLAGAQGAWFSELFNANTRTSGASIGYQFSAAISGFIPLIAAATAAAWGWSGVSIVYIACGVIGLIAALSTRETWSSREQKEVETLIASGK, encoded by the coding sequence ATGAGCACCCTCACGCAAACGCACGCCCAGCAGGCAGAGCACGGATCACCGGACAAACTGAAGGTGGCCATCGGCAGCGCCGTCGGCACGACTATTGAAAACTACGACTTCCTCGCTTACGGAACGGCGGCAGCGCTGTACTTCGGCAGCGCCTTCTTCCCCGGACAGGATCCGCTCGCCGCCACACTGCTCGCATTTGCCACCCTGGCCGTGGGCTTCGCCATGCGGCCGCTGGGCGGCCTGATCGGCGGCTACCTTGGCGACAAGTACGGCCGGAAGCCGGTCCTGGTGGGCGCGCTGCTGGTGATGGGCGCCGCGACGTTCCTTATCGGCGTCCTGCCCACCTACCAGCAGGTGGGCGTCCTGGCACCGATCCTGCTCGTGGCCATCCGCATCATCCAGGGGCTGGCGTTTGGCGCCGAGTGGGGTGGGGCCATCATGATGACCTTCGAGCACGCCCCGTGGCGCAAACGTGGGCAGTACACGGGCATCCCGCAGGCCGGCGTTCCGCTCGGCCTGCTCCTGGCAAACCTCGTGTTCCTCGGCACCACGGGCTGGAACAACGAGTGGTCCTGGCGCGTGCCGTTCCTGGCCAGCTCCATCCTGATCATCGCCGGCATCATCATCCGGATGAAGGTCAGCGAATCCCCCGAGTTCGAAGAGACAAAGGCACGCGGCGAACTCGTCAAGAACCCGCTGCTGACAGTCGTCAGGGAGGACTGGCGGAACATCCTCCGTGTCATCGGGCTGCGCCTGGCCGAGTCGGGCGGCTTCTACGTCATCGTTACCTACCTGCTCTCCTACATCAGCACGAACAAGATCGTTGACCGGCAGGTGGGCCTGACCGGCCTGGTGCTCGCAGCCGCAATCGGCGTCGCCGCCACCATCCTGTGGGGCCGGGTAACGGACCGAATCGGCCGCCGCAAGCTCTACCTCGCCGGCTGCGCCGGGATCATCCTGTTCGGGTTCCCCATGTTCCTCATGGTGAACACCGCCGTCCCGTTCCTGATCGTGCTCGTGTACGTCGTGGGCCTGCCGGTGCTCCACGACATGCTGGCCGGCGCCCAGGGCGCCTGGTTCTCCGAACTGTTCAACGCCAATACCCGCACCTCCGGGGCATCCATTGGCTACCAGTTCTCAGCCGCCATCTCCGGTTTCATCCCGCTGATCGCCGCAGCCACGGCGGCTGCCTGGGGCTGGAGCGGAGTGTCCATCGTCTACATCGCCTGCGGAGTCATCGGCCTCATCGCGGCACTGTCAACCAGGGAAACCTGGAGCAGCCGCGAACAGAAGGAAGTCGAAACCCTGATCGCAAGCGGCAAGTAG
- a CDS encoding GAF domain-containing protein — protein sequence MGAQDSPPARAGAAPPQEAMTLGRLLALLGEGISAEALETQLAAMQAEHLLDPSTAAAARSLNARLREASRREGLLRVLYDTATDLTGIRDVEAVLKAIVRRTRSLIGSDIAYLSLNDYNSGESYIRVTDGAATALFRNIRMPLGEGVLGAVATGEAPSQSADYLVDQTKSHLESSDVAVAAEGVRAIMGVPLRAEGKVIGALLVADRHAHTFSSDDVALMESIGTHAAVALENARHFTEMADALARLDQAQRQNLAHLKALEELSSLDQRLMETLASANSLPNLMMLLAESMDSEVSVVSPMGETLAGLGANTDFGSPAALSAAELSAARTLPMPFTVRGRHYTVMSAVAGDQHLGSLIVAGHVSQDRLAVLERSALVLSAALLSERTFQDAQYRLQLELVDELLNPRSEDTEALKRRAGRFGLADNIPLVVRVVGVREDQRQRALAVLKRHSQDRPGITALHESHLCVIEPPARRGGTSGVDVGEDNGQSLVDALKHQRIEASVGSSQPVAGFSRLADAHAEAGAVLRALQALARNGEAADRAALGTAGMLLGAMDSPFAASCWRLSSDPCWTMTAAGEHSWF from the coding sequence ATGGGTGCCCAAGACAGTCCGCCAGCCCGTGCGGGCGCCGCTCCCCCGCAGGAAGCGATGACGCTGGGGCGGCTTCTGGCTCTTCTGGGCGAAGGCATCTCTGCCGAAGCTCTTGAGACACAACTGGCTGCTATGCAGGCGGAGCACCTCCTCGACCCTTCGACGGCAGCGGCGGCCCGCAGCCTCAATGCACGGCTTCGGGAGGCGAGCCGGAGGGAGGGCCTGCTCCGCGTCCTGTACGACACCGCCACGGACCTCACCGGCATCCGCGACGTCGAGGCCGTCCTGAAGGCCATCGTCCGCAGAACCCGCTCGCTCATCGGCAGCGACATCGCCTACCTGAGCCTGAACGACTACAACTCCGGGGAATCGTACATCCGGGTGACTGACGGCGCCGCCACAGCCCTGTTCCGGAACATCCGCATGCCCCTGGGCGAGGGCGTCCTCGGTGCTGTGGCCACCGGCGAAGCCCCTTCGCAATCCGCGGACTACCTTGTGGACCAGACCAAGTCGCACCTTGAGTCGAGTGACGTGGCGGTGGCGGCAGAAGGCGTACGGGCCATCATGGGAGTTCCCTTGCGGGCCGAGGGCAAGGTCATCGGCGCGCTCCTCGTGGCGGACCGGCACGCGCACACGTTCAGCAGCGACGACGTCGCACTCATGGAATCCATCGGCACCCACGCTGCTGTGGCCCTTGAGAACGCGCGTCACTTCACTGAAATGGCTGATGCCCTGGCCCGTCTGGATCAGGCACAGCGGCAGAATCTTGCCCATTTGAAGGCCTTGGAAGAGCTCTCCTCCCTTGACCAGAGGCTGATGGAGACCCTCGCGTCCGCCAACAGCCTGCCCAACCTCATGATGCTTCTCGCCGAATCCATGGACAGCGAGGTGTCCGTCGTTTCACCCATGGGCGAGACCCTGGCAGGACTCGGTGCCAACACCGACTTTGGCAGTCCCGCGGCCTTAAGCGCCGCGGAACTCTCCGCCGCGCGGACGCTGCCTATGCCTTTTACAGTCAGGGGCCGGCACTACACCGTGATGTCTGCGGTGGCCGGCGACCAGCATCTGGGTTCGCTGATCGTTGCCGGCCACGTCAGCCAGGACCGGCTTGCAGTGCTGGAACGAAGCGCCCTGGTCCTCAGTGCGGCGTTGCTCTCTGAAAGAACCTTCCAGGACGCGCAGTACCGGCTGCAACTCGAGCTCGTAGACGAACTCCTGAATCCGCGGTCCGAGGATACCGAAGCGCTGAAACGGCGGGCCGGCAGATTCGGCTTGGCGGACAACATCCCGCTGGTGGTCCGGGTGGTGGGCGTCCGGGAGGACCAGCGGCAGAGGGCTCTGGCAGTACTGAAGCGGCATTCGCAGGACCGTCCCGGCATCACTGCCCTTCACGAGTCCCATCTGTGCGTCATCGAGCCGCCCGCGCGCCGAGGCGGCACTTCCGGTGTTGACGTGGGCGAGGACAACGGACAGTCACTCGTTGATGCCCTGAAGCACCAGCGCATCGAGGCCAGCGTTGGATCGTCCCAGCCGGTGGCGGGTTTCTCCCGGCTGGCGGACGCTCACGCCGAGGCTGGTGCCGTGCTGCGTGCGCTGCAGGCGCTGGCACGAAACGGTGAGGCAGCCGACCGGGCTGCCCTCGGCACAGCCGGCATGCTGCTGGGCGCCATGGACAGCCCCTTTGCCGCCAGCTGCTGGCGGCTCAGCTCGGACCCCTGCTGGACTATGACGGCCGCCGGGGAACACAGCTGGTTCTGA
- a CDS encoding helix-turn-helix domain-containing protein, giving the protein MTAWTFLENDASGTAAAEALHIHPNTLRQRLERIDSVLGASWRRGGRSLDIHVALRLWRLQSAGSRGH; this is encoded by the coding sequence CTGACCGCCTGGACCTTCCTTGAGAACGACGCCTCCGGCACCGCTGCGGCGGAGGCCCTGCACATTCATCCCAACACGCTTCGCCAACGGCTAGAACGCATCGACAGTGTCCTCGGGGCCAGCTGGCGCAGGGGCGGCCGGTCCCTGGACATCCACGTGGCACTGCGGCTCTGGCGTCTGCAGTCCGCAGGAAGCCGGGGCCACTAG
- a CDS encoding iron-containing alcohol dehydrogenase: protein MSCAHAAGIRPATFGVLRLPRNIVVGAQQRFAIADIAAELGDSVLICTDPRLAASDELQSLVTSLESRQLSVRVYGETQAELPTPGIMACIEELKGQDVDVVIGFGGGSCMDMAKVVSVLLTHGGQPSDYYGEFAVPGPVKPVIALPTTAGTGSEATAIAVVSDPGLGMKMGISSPHIIPFASVCDPELTYTCPPSLTAATGADTFVHLVESFTAITREPTRTLASERVFVGKNVLTDSLALDGIRLLGRSLATAYKDPGNTDARAGMMLAALYGGIVLSNAGTAAAHAIQYPVGALTHTPHGVGVGLLLPYVVRHNFSAIEPQLGQIAEALGRDIKGLDSRSAAVAGVEAIDEIIATIELPATLQDLGVQEADLGQIARLSLNSKRLIDNNPVPLDLESVMSIVQAAYDGDRTIR from the coding sequence ATGTCGTGTGCGCATGCAGCGGGCATCCGTCCCGCAACCTTCGGCGTCCTGCGCTTGCCGCGGAACATCGTCGTCGGCGCCCAGCAGCGTTTTGCCATCGCCGATATCGCAGCAGAGCTCGGTGACAGCGTCCTCATCTGCACGGACCCCCGGCTCGCGGCTTCGGACGAACTGCAGAGCCTCGTTACAAGCCTTGAGAGCCGGCAGCTGTCCGTCCGGGTCTACGGAGAAACCCAGGCCGAACTGCCCACCCCAGGCATCATGGCCTGCATCGAAGAGCTCAAGGGCCAGGACGTCGACGTCGTCATCGGCTTCGGCGGCGGCAGCTGCATGGACATGGCAAAAGTGGTCTCGGTGCTGCTGACGCACGGCGGCCAGCCCAGCGACTACTACGGCGAATTCGCCGTTCCCGGTCCCGTCAAGCCCGTCATCGCCTTGCCCACCACGGCGGGCACCGGGTCCGAAGCGACTGCCATTGCCGTGGTCTCCGACCCCGGACTCGGCATGAAGATGGGCATCTCAAGCCCCCACATCATCCCCTTCGCCTCGGTGTGCGACCCCGAACTGACTTACACCTGCCCGCCGTCCCTGACGGCAGCCACCGGCGCGGACACCTTCGTCCACTTGGTCGAATCGTTCACCGCCATCACCCGGGAACCAACCCGCACGCTCGCCAGCGAGCGCGTGTTCGTGGGCAAGAATGTCCTGACCGACTCCCTGGCACTGGACGGGATCCGGCTCCTCGGCAGAAGTCTGGCCACCGCCTACAAGGACCCGGGCAACACCGATGCCCGAGCCGGCATGATGCTCGCCGCACTCTACGGCGGCATAGTCCTCAGCAACGCCGGAACGGCGGCGGCGCACGCCATCCAGTACCCCGTTGGCGCGCTGACACACACTCCACACGGCGTGGGCGTCGGCCTGCTGCTCCCCTACGTTGTCCGCCACAACTTCAGCGCCATCGAACCGCAGCTGGGGCAGATTGCCGAGGCGCTCGGACGCGACATCAAAGGCCTGGACTCCCGGAGCGCGGCGGTTGCCGGAGTGGAGGCCATCGACGAAATCATCGCCACCATTGAACTGCCTGCAACGCTTCAGGACCTCGGCGTCCAGGAGGCCGACCTTGGCCAGATCGCCAGGCTGTCCCTGAACTCGAAGCGGCTCATCGACAACAACCCGGTGCCGCTCGACCTCGAGTCAGTTATGTCCATCGTGCAGGCCGCTTACGACGGCGACCGTACCATCCGCTAA
- a CDS encoding NAD-dependent succinate-semialdehyde dehydrogenase, with amino-acid sequence MTILSAQEPLDVDELAVPRQLLIAGGWQDATAGHTVDVVNPSDGTIITTIADADVEDGLAAVDAAAAAFPEWAATPPRRRAEVLSRCFELMTERSEQLARLISLENGKALPDARGEVAYAAEFFRWYAEEAVRIIGEVSTSPSGANRILVQHQPIGVCVLITPWNFPAAMATRKLAPALAAGCTAVLKPATLTPLTSLAIAQLMVDAGVPAGVVNVITTSKTGDVMTPILADPRVRKLSFTGSTGVGRHLLRQAADNVLKCSMELGGNAPFLVFEDADLDKAIDGVMIAKMRNGGQACTAANRIYVQRGIQSEFASRLAARMAALTVGPGTDPSTDVGPLVDQASVLKVDALVRDALDQGARLLTGGQMPQGEGYYYPPTVVTNVPLHARMVSEEIFGPVASVIGFDTEDEVIAAANDSEYGLAAYVFTEDLRRGLRVSERIESGMVALNRGLVSDPAAPFGGVKQSGLGREGAHQGLLDFTETKYIAVDW; translated from the coding sequence ATGACAATTCTTTCCGCCCAGGAACCGCTCGACGTCGATGAGCTTGCGGTCCCCCGCCAGCTGCTCATCGCCGGAGGCTGGCAGGACGCCACCGCCGGCCACACCGTCGACGTCGTTAATCCTTCCGATGGGACCATAATCACCACCATCGCGGACGCCGACGTCGAGGACGGCCTCGCCGCCGTCGATGCCGCCGCCGCGGCATTCCCCGAGTGGGCGGCGACGCCGCCCCGGCGCCGCGCCGAAGTCCTCAGCCGCTGCTTCGAACTGATGACGGAGCGCAGCGAACAACTGGCCCGCCTCATCTCTCTCGAGAACGGCAAGGCCCTTCCCGATGCCCGGGGAGAGGTGGCCTACGCCGCAGAGTTCTTCCGCTGGTACGCCGAGGAGGCCGTCCGGATCATCGGCGAGGTGTCCACCTCGCCGTCAGGGGCGAACCGCATCCTGGTTCAGCACCAGCCCATCGGTGTCTGCGTCCTGATCACGCCCTGGAACTTCCCCGCCGCCATGGCCACGCGCAAACTCGCACCCGCGCTTGCCGCGGGCTGCACCGCGGTGCTCAAGCCAGCGACGCTGACCCCCTTGACCTCACTGGCCATCGCCCAGCTGATGGTCGACGCGGGCGTCCCGGCCGGCGTCGTCAACGTGATCACCACGAGCAAGACGGGCGACGTCATGACGCCGATCCTGGCTGACCCCCGCGTTCGTAAGCTGTCGTTCACCGGTTCCACCGGAGTCGGGCGCCACCTGTTGCGGCAGGCGGCGGACAACGTCCTCAAGTGCTCCATGGAACTGGGCGGCAACGCCCCTTTCCTGGTGTTCGAGGACGCCGACCTGGACAAGGCTATCGACGGCGTCATGATTGCCAAGATGCGCAACGGCGGCCAGGCCTGCACCGCAGCCAACAGGATCTACGTACAGCGCGGAATCCAGTCGGAGTTCGCAAGTCGCCTGGCCGCCCGCATGGCCGCCCTGACGGTCGGGCCGGGCACGGATCCGTCCACCGACGTGGGTCCGCTGGTGGATCAGGCAAGTGTCCTGAAGGTGGACGCCCTGGTCCGCGATGCCCTCGACCAGGGTGCGCGCCTGCTCACCGGCGGGCAGATGCCGCAAGGGGAAGGCTACTACTACCCGCCCACGGTGGTAACCAACGTGCCGCTCCATGCACGCATGGTCAGTGAGGAAATCTTCGGGCCCGTGGCATCGGTTATCGGTTTCGACACCGAAGACGAAGTCATCGCGGCTGCCAACGACTCCGAGTACGGCCTCGCGGCGTATGTGTTCACCGAGGACCTGCGCCGGGGGCTGCGGGTATCCGAGCGCATCGAAAGCGGAATGGTGGCCCTCAACCGGGGGCTCGTCTCTGACCCGGCCGCACCGTTCGGCGGCGTCAAGCAAAGCGGCCTGGGACGCGAAGGCGCCCATCAGGGCCTGTTGGACTTCACTGAAACCAAATACATCGCCGTCGACTGGTGA
- a CDS encoding MFS transporter yields MTLSAATAGNARRVPWRVSLASFAGTTIEWYDYYIFGLLAATGVFSRLYFPEQDPATGLLLAFLTYAVGFVARPFGGMFAGHYGDKIGRKPMLVLSLLLMGFATLAMGLLPAYAQIGVWAPILLTVLRLVQGFGAGAEWAGAAIISTEHAPEGRRGFFGSFTQMGVPAGMLLANSSVLAVKASVPADVFDAWAWRIPFLLSVLLIVVGLVVRAKLEDSEDFKELVAKKQTAHNPLGEALKKETKGVWLVVGMRLAENSAFYLYTTFSVVYIMRTFGPERANQGSMSVLIASAIGVIAVPLWAALSDRIGRKPLYLFGSIGGLLFFPLYFVMTDTGSALLATLAIIIGLAVFHNSMYGPQAAFFAELFSTKLRYSGASMGYQFGSVLAGGIAPLVAVALLNAGNGEPGWVILYFSIIGVITVGSAILAPETVKRVRGSLEAAQQQDSQVSEDATSRAGVR; encoded by the coding sequence ATGACGCTCTCTGCAGCAACTGCCGGCAACGCACGCCGAGTGCCCTGGCGGGTATCCCTCGCCAGCTTCGCCGGAACCACCATCGAGTGGTATGACTACTACATCTTCGGCCTCCTTGCGGCCACCGGCGTTTTCAGCAGGCTCTACTTCCCCGAGCAGGACCCCGCTACCGGTCTCCTGCTGGCCTTCCTCACGTACGCGGTCGGCTTCGTTGCCCGGCCCTTCGGCGGCATGTTCGCCGGCCACTACGGCGACAAGATCGGCCGCAAGCCGATGCTGGTGCTGTCGCTCCTCCTGATGGGGTTCGCCACCCTGGCGATGGGCCTGTTGCCCGCCTACGCACAGATCGGCGTTTGGGCTCCGATCCTGCTGACCGTCCTGCGGCTCGTGCAGGGGTTCGGTGCGGGCGCCGAATGGGCCGGGGCCGCCATCATCTCCACCGAACACGCCCCGGAAGGCCGCCGCGGATTCTTCGGCAGCTTCACCCAGATGGGCGTCCCGGCCGGGATGCTGCTTGCCAACTCGTCCGTCCTGGCCGTGAAGGCCAGCGTCCCTGCGGATGTCTTTGATGCCTGGGCCTGGCGCATTCCGTTCCTGCTGAGCGTACTGCTGATCGTCGTGGGCCTGGTGGTCCGGGCAAAGCTCGAGGACTCCGAGGACTTCAAGGAGCTCGTGGCCAAGAAGCAGACCGCTCACAACCCGCTTGGTGAGGCCCTCAAGAAGGAAACCAAGGGCGTCTGGCTGGTGGTCGGCATGCGCCTCGCCGAGAACTCGGCCTTCTACCTGTACACCACCTTCTCGGTTGTCTACATCATGCGGACGTTCGGCCCCGAACGCGCCAACCAGGGATCCATGTCCGTTCTGATCGCTTCCGCCATCGGCGTCATCGCCGTGCCGCTCTGGGCGGCGCTGTCCGACCGGATCGGCCGGAAGCCGCTTTACCTGTTCGGCTCCATCGGCGGACTGCTGTTCTTCCCGCTCTACTTCGTCATGACGGACACCGGCAGCGCCCTGCTGGCAACCCTGGCCATCATCATCGGCCTCGCGGTCTTCCACAACTCCATGTACGGCCCGCAGGCCGCCTTCTTCGCCGAACTCTTCTCCACAAAGCTCCGCTACAGCGGCGCCTCCATGGGCTACCAGTTCGGCTCGGTCCTGGCCGGAGGCATCGCGCCGCTGGTCGCGGTGGCCCTGCTCAACGCAGGCAACGGCGAACCGGGCTGGGTGATCCTGTACTTCAGCATCATCGGCGTCATTACCGTAGGCTCCGCAATCCTGGCGCCGGAAACGGTGAAGCGCGTGCGCGGCAGCCTTGAGGCGGCGCAGCAGCAGGATTCGCAGGTCTCGGAGGATGCAACTTCCCGGGCCGGCGTCCGCTAG